The genomic region CTTGCCACCCCAGGCTAAGGCTAAGGCAATAACGCAAAAGCTTTTTATTCTCTAAATTGTTTATTTTCAAAGTCACTCATGAGTTCACTGCGTTAAGTTGCCATACAGTCATTTCAGTAAAATCCTTAAAAGCCATTATTAATTTTCTTTAATTTAAAATTAATTCTATACAATTTATCCAAATTGTTTGTTTTTTCACTTAGCCTTAGCCTTTTAGAAGGATATTAATTTTATGTATAAATAATATATACAAAAATGTTATATCCATAAAAAATACCGAAGTGCCATTAATTTTCAGCAATAATTTTTTCAATCCATTTTCCTGCTTTTGGTGCTTTATATGAATACATAATTTCAATAATTTTTTCAGGATTATTTTCAGAAATCACAATAGAACGATGAACAGGTAAAAATAATTTCTCTTTTATCATATTATCAAAAAAATTGAGCAATAAATCATAATACCCGTTTATATTTAAAAGACCAATTGGTTTTTCATGAAAGCCAAGTTGTGCTGATGTTAATACTTCAAAAAACTCTTCCATTGTTCCTATCCCACCCGGTAAAACAATAAAACCATCAGCTAATTCAGCCATTTTTGCTTTTCGTTCCTGCATTGTATTAACAAGAATTAATTCAGAAAGTCCTTGTTGAACCAAATGTTTCTCAGATAAAAAATGTGTTATTACTCCAATTGCTTTACCACCATTATTTAAGACTGTTTCAGCCAATATTTTCATTAATCCAACATTTGCACCACCATATACCAAAGTTATTTTTTTTTCAGCTAACAATTTACCTAAAACTTCTGCTTTCTGTTTAAACGAATTATGATTTCCAACGTTAGAACCACAGTATACACAAATATTTTTCAGTTTATTCATACGTATATAGTTTAATTTTTATATGGATGTTTAATAATTTTTTGTAACTACTTAGTGCCTTAAGTTTGGTTTTTATGAAGTGTCTAACCTGCCTGCCGGCAGGCAGGAATATTTAGAGTGCCTAAAGTACTTAAAGTTTTAACTTCTTACTAATTAAAGTAAAAAAAAGCAATGATTTACTTTCAGTGAGCTCACCTCGTTTGGTTCAGTCGTTTTTGCCATAAAAAATAAACTGTTTCACTTGCTTTACTTTCGCATATTTTGTAACTATTCATCGCCTTAAATTTCAGCTATTTGTCAATTTTAAATAACTTTAGGCACTCGTAACTTTAGTTCACTTTAAGTACTGATTATTTGCAATTTTTTTATTAAAATATATATTCATCAACACCAATCAATTTTAATGAAGCAAAAAATAAAATAACAAGTAAAATAATTCTTATATATTTAGGTCCCCAGTTTACAGCAAATTTTGTTGCAATAAAAGCACCGAGCATATTACCTGCTGCCAATATTAATCCCCACTTATAATCAATCTGATTATTGTAGATATAAATTCCGAGAGCAAAAGGCGTATAACATAAAATAATTAAAACTTTTATTGCATTAGCTCTTACAAGATCAAAACCTGCACTTAATACTAATCCTCCTAATAAAAATAACCCAACCCCCGCTTGAATAAAACCACCATAAACACCAATACAAAAGAATATAACAATTTGTAAAATATTTGGTTTAACTCCAACTGTTCCGGCTTTTCCGTTAATCCAATCACTTGGTTTTAAGAGAATAAAAAAAAACATTATAATCAATAATCCTCCTATTGCCTTTTTCATAATTTCATCATTAATATTAACAGCAAACTGTGCTCCAATTAATGAACCAACTATTGCAGGAATAGCAAGCCATATTCCTTGTTTAAAATTTAAAACCTTTTTATTATGAAAAGATTTAACAGCAACAATATTTTGAAATAATATTGCTATACGATTAGTTCCGTTTGCAACATTTGCCGGTAAACCTAAAAACATTAAGAATGGTAATGACAATAATGAACCGCTTCCCGCGATAGTATTAATAAACCCGGCTATAAATCCGACTGCAATAACTGCTAAAATAATATACCATTCCATGCAAGATTATTATTTGTTTGATTTGTAAATAAATTTGATTATAAAATCTATGCTAAAATATAGTATTCCCCGAAATTTCAGACTTTAAAAACTTGTATTAATTAAAGTCTGTCCATAGTGTCGTGATATATTTAAGAAAAATCCCAAATAACAAAAAACAAATCTCAACCTAGCAAAGCGATTTCACAGCTTGTCCCGATTTTTTTTTTCGGGAAACACCATATAAAATTTAATAATGATATAAGTAAATAAATTACAATATCCAATACTCAATGACCAAAACAGTTTGATATTTAGGTTATTGGGATTTGATTATTATTTGAATTTTGGTGCTTGAAATTTGTGATTTTATATTTATTCAAAATAAAATAATTTTATTTACGGACACTAATTTATTTTCAACGAAGTAATTATATCCTCAATTTTTTTATCTAAAAGAGCATTTATTTTTTCAAAATCATTTTTGTTTTCAAGTTTATCTTTTACACTAAAATAGAACTTAATTTTCGGCTCGGTTCCCGATGGACGTATAGATATTTTTGAACCGTCTTTTAATAAAAATTGAATAACATTTGATTTTGGTAAAGTTATATCTGAATAACTATTATTTAACCTGTTAAATGATTTTTGTTTCTCGTAATCGTGAATAAATAACACTTCTGAATTGTTTATTGAATCAGGTGGATTATTTCTGAAATTTTCCATCATTTTTTGTATTTCTTCTGCTCCTGATTTCCCTTTTCTAACTATGTTTACCAGTTTTTCTTTATAAAATCCATATTCTAAGTAAATATCAATAAGAGCATCTATTAAACTCTGGTTTTTATCTTTTGCCCATGCTGCTACTTCAGCAATTAATGCACAAGCCATTACTGCATCTTTATCTCTTACAAATTCACCTGCCAGGTATCCGTAACTTTCTTCTCCACCTCCTATAAAGGTTTTTTTACCTTCATTCTTTTTAATAATATCAGCTATAAATTTAAAACCTGTAAGAACATCAAAATATTCAACATTATATTTATTTGCAATATCTGTTAACAATTCAGATGTAACAATTGTTTTAACAATATATTCTTTGCCTTTCAGTTTTCCTTTTTCCGACCATTTCTTAAGCAAATAATTAATTAGTAAAACACCAGTTTGATTACCATTAAGCAGTATAAATTCATTATTTTTATCTTTTATTGCAATTCCAACTCTGTCAGCATCAGGGTCAGTTGCCATAACTATTTCAGCATCAACTTCTTTAGCCTTATTTATAGCCATTTCAATAGCTGATGGTTCTTCGGGATTTGGTGATTTTACAGTAGGAAAATTACCGTCAACAACATCTTGTTCAGGTACATTATATATATTTGCAAATCCGTATTTTTTCAGAATTTTAGGAACTAAATCCACCCCTGTTCCATGTATTGGAGTAAATACTATTTTCATTTCTTTATTCCTTTCAATTATTTCGGGAGATAAAGAAAGACCTTTGAGTTTGTCTAAGTAAATTTCATCAAATTCTTTACCAATTATTTCAATATTTTTTTCGCTACCATTAAATTTTACTTCATTAACATTTGTGATTTTTTGTACTTCATTAATAATATTTTTATCATGGGGGCTTATTATCTGTCCACCATCTTCCCAGTATGCTTTAAATCCGTTATATTCTTTAGGATTATGCGAAGCTGTAATAACAATACCACTTTGACAACCAAAATATCGTATTGCAAACGATAATTCAGGTGTTGGTCTGAGCGATTCAAATAAATAAACTTTTATATTATTAGCAGAGAATATTTTTGCAGCTGTTTCAGTAAATAAACGGCTGTTATTTCGGCAATCATGTGCAATTACTGCCTTAATCTGTTCTTTATCAGGGAATTGGGATTTTAAATAATTACACAAACCTTGTGTAGCCATACCTACTGTGTAAATATTCATTCTGTTTGTTCCCACACCCATAATTCCTCTTAATCCACCTGTTCCGAACTCAAGGTCTTTATAAAAAGCTTCAATTAATTCCGGCTCATCATTATCAATAAGATATTGTACTTGCTTTTTTGTTTCTTTATCGAAATTTCCTTCAAGCCATTTATTTGCTCTGTCTTTTACATTTTTTAATATGTCTTCTTTTTCCATAATTGTATTATGATATAATTATTGTTTAATTATTTTTTATAAAATTAAGATAAAATTAAATATCTTTCAGCAAAACATTGTCATTATTTTTATTCAGTATAGACTTAAATGAATTTAATGTTTTTTCAATTGAATTATATTCATCTGATTTAATTACCCTTATATTTTTGCTTCCGTAATCTTCAATTGCATTAATAATAAAATTTACACTAAGTTTATTTATATCCTGTGCCGGCTGATAAGCATTAACTTTATGGTTTTCTGATATGGTTTCCGAAAATATATTTCCGTTAACCAATTCATATATTAATTGTCTGACCAATCTTATTGGTATTTCTAATTTCTGAGATATTTGTGAAGCAGTATATGCCTTACCTCCATGCATAAAGTTTTTAATAACTAAATTCGATATTAATAAATATAGTAATCTTTTATATGAATAACTTATATTTTCAGTATCGGATTCAAATTCGTACCTGTGTATATTTTGGTATGCAAATGATATTTCTGCACCAAACAAAACAATCAGCCAGCTTAATTGCATCCATATAAGAAATAGTGGGAAAGCCGCAAAACTTCCATAAATAGCATTATATTTTGATACACCAACCTGAAAATGTATATAACCCCATTGAGCTAATTGAAATATTGAGCCGGCAATTACCCCTGCAATTAATGCAGAAACAAAATTTACTTTTGTATTTGGCATTACCATATAAATAATTGTAAACAGTAACCATATCAATATATATGGAATTAATTTTATTATAAAGAAAATAAATGGACCAAACATACTGATAAATTCAACTTCATTAGTAAGATCAGTTATCTGGGTTGTAACAAATACAGTAACACTACTTGAAAGTATCATCAGTATGGGAGCAAAAAGCATAATCGAAAGGTAATCGCTGAATTTCCTCATAAATACCCTTGATTTATTAATTTCCCATATATCATTAAACGATTTCTCAATATTACCCAATACCTGCATTACCGACCAAAACAAAATAGCAATTC from Bacteroidales bacterium harbors:
- a CDS encoding TIGR00730 family Rossman fold protein: MNKLKNICVYCGSNVGNHNSFKQKAEVLGKLLAEKKITLVYGGANVGLMKILAETVLNNGGKAIGVITHFLSEKHLVQQGLSELILVNTMQERKAKMAELADGFIVLPGGIGTMEEFFEVLTSAQLGFHEKPIGLLNINGYYDLLLNFFDNMIKEKLFLPVHRSIVISENNPEKIIEIMYSYKAPKAGKWIEKIIAEN
- a CDS encoding sulfite exporter TauE/SafE family protein, producing MEWYIILAVIAVGFIAGFINTIAGSGSLLSLPFLMFLGLPANVANGTNRIAILFQNIVAVKSFHNKKVLNFKQGIWLAIPAIVGSLIGAQFAVNINDEIMKKAIGGLLIIMFFFILLKPSDWINGKAGTVGVKPNILQIVIFFCIGVYGGFIQAGVGLFLLGGLVLSAGFDLVRANAIKVLIILCYTPFALGIYIYNNQIDYKWGLILAAGNMLGAFIATKFAVNWGPKYIRIILLVILFFASLKLIGVDEYIF
- a CDS encoding phospho-sugar mutase → MEKEDILKNVKDRANKWLEGNFDKETKKQVQYLIDNDEPELIEAFYKDLEFGTGGLRGIMGVGTNRMNIYTVGMATQGLCNYLKSQFPDKEQIKAVIAHDCRNNSRLFTETAAKIFSANNIKVYLFESLRPTPELSFAIRYFGCQSGIVITASHNPKEYNGFKAYWEDGGQIISPHDKNIINEVQKITNVNEVKFNGSEKNIEIIGKEFDEIYLDKLKGLSLSPEIIERNKEMKIVFTPIHGTGVDLVPKILKKYGFANIYNVPEQDVVDGNFPTVKSPNPEEPSAIEMAINKAKEVDAEIVMATDPDADRVGIAIKDKNNEFILLNGNQTGVLLINYLLKKWSEKGKLKGKEYIVKTIVTSELLTDIANKYNVEYFDVLTGFKFIADIIKKNEGKKTFIGGGEESYGYLAGEFVRDKDAVMACALIAEVAAWAKDKNQSLIDALIDIYLEYGFYKEKLVNIVRKGKSGAEEIQKMMENFRNNPPDSINNSEVLFIHDYEKQKSFNRLNNSYSDITLPKSNVIQFLLKDGSKISIRPSGTEPKIKFYFSVKDKLENKNDFEKINALLDKKIEDIITSLKIN
- a CDS encoding YihY/virulence factor BrkB family protein: MIKKIIQFINVEIWRVSLKGMPKIKFILIKILRVILLALRGYKEDKIQQKASALTFYSLMSVVPVFAMGFGIAKGFGLEQSLEKQLIDNFSEQQEVLNWIISFAHSFLDNTKGGMIAGIGIAILFWSVMQVLGNIEKSFNDIWEINKSRVFMRKFSDYLSIMLFAPILMILSSSVTVFVTTQITDLTNEVEFISMFGPFIFFIIKLIPYILIWLLFTIIYMVMPNTKVNFVSALIAGVIAGSIFQLAQWGYIHFQVGVSKYNAIYGSFAAFPLFLIWMQLSWLIVLFGAEISFAYQNIHRYEFESDTENISYSYKRLLYLLISNLVIKNFMHGGKAYTASQISQKLEIPIRLVRQLIYELVNGNIFSETISENHKVNAYQPAQDINKLSVNFIINAIEDYGSKNIRVIKSDEYNSIEKTLNSFKSILNKNNDNVLLKDI